A genome region from Coprococcus phoceensis includes the following:
- a CDS encoding hemolysin family protein, translating to METDPDGTQILMQLFILVLLTLVNAFFAGAEMAVVSVNKNRVKVLAEEGNKKALLIQSLFEDSTKFLSTIQVAITCAGFFSSASAATGISQVLSRWLEQFQIPYSGTISFFGVTILLMYFNLVFGELVPKRIALQKAEAFCFFTVQPIYTVSKILSPFIKLLSVSTNAFLHLIGMKTEDLEEAVSEEEIKALLEMGNSRGIFEEHEYEMINSVFSFDDKSARDVMTPRREVFTIDIADSFEDNIEAVLESRHSRIPVYEESIDNIIGILHMKDLMIAMQKKLVDQEDIRPFLEKPFFVPDSKDADELFRELQRTQNHMAVLIDEYGGFSGIVTVEDLVEEIVGEINEEHDCVTPEIVQIEEKRYMVDGTMLIEDLNEKLDLNLKTENYDTVSGFLIEILGYIPESLKHEKVVVENVSFEIRELKDNRISKVLLTIE from the coding sequence ATGGAAACAGACCCTGACGGGACACAGATTTTAATGCAACTATTCATACTGGTGCTTCTGACACTGGTGAATGCTTTTTTTGCCGGAGCCGAGATGGCAGTTGTCTCTGTCAATAAGAACAGAGTCAAGGTGCTGGCTGAGGAAGGAAATAAAAAGGCGTTACTCATTCAATCTCTTTTTGAGGATTCTACAAAGTTCTTGTCGACGATACAGGTGGCAATCACATGTGCGGGATTTTTCTCAAGTGCATCGGCTGCAACCGGAATATCGCAAGTGTTAAGTCGCTGGCTGGAACAGTTTCAGATTCCGTATTCCGGAACGATTTCTTTTTTTGGAGTGACAATCTTATTAATGTATTTTAATCTTGTATTTGGTGAACTGGTGCCGAAGCGGATCGCACTGCAAAAAGCGGAGGCTTTCTGTTTTTTTACGGTACAGCCGATTTATACGGTTTCAAAAATATTATCGCCGTTTATTAAGTTACTTTCTGTATCAACCAATGCATTTTTACATTTAATTGGTATGAAGACGGAGGATTTAGAGGAGGCGGTCTCAGAAGAAGAGATTAAAGCTTTGCTGGAGATGGGAAACAGCCGTGGGATTTTTGAGGAACACGAGTATGAGATGATCAATTCGGTATTCTCTTTTGATGATAAGAGTGCAAGAGATGTAATGACACCGAGAAGAGAAGTGTTTACGATAGATATCGCTGATTCGTTTGAAGACAATATTGAGGCGGTTTTAGAGTCAAGACATTCTAGAATTCCTGTTTATGAAGAAAGTATAGATAATATTATCGGAATTTTACATATGAAAGATCTTATGATCGCAATGCAGAAAAAGCTTGTGGATCAAGAAGATATACGACCGTTTTTGGAAAAGCCATTTTTTGTGCCAGATAGCAAGGATGCTGATGAATTGTTTCGGGAATTGCAAAGAACACAGAATCATATGGCAGTTTTGATTGATGAGTATGGAGGATTTTCAGGAATTGTCACTGTGGAAGATTTGGTTGAAGAGATTGTAGGAGAGATTAATGAAGAGCATGACTGTGTGACACCGGAGATTGTGCAGATTGAAGAGAAGAGATATATGGTAGATGGAACAATGCTGATTGAAGATTTGAATGAAAAACTAGATTTGAATCTGAAGACAGAGAATTATGATACCGTTTCCGGATTTTTGATTGAAATTTTGGGATATATTCCGGAAAGCTTAAAACATGAAAAGGTTGTTGTGGAGAATGTTTCTTTTGAAATTCGAGAGCTAAAAGATAACCGCATCTCAAAAGTATTGCTGACAATTGAATAG
- the trpS gene encoding tryptophan--tRNA ligase: MINDKKVLFSGMQATGNLTLGNYLGALKNWITLSDEYECFYSVVDMHSITVRQDPATLRKRARALLTLYIAAGLDPEKNCIYYQSHVSGHAELAWILNCYTYMGELNRMTQFKDKSAKHADNINAGLFTYPVLMAADILLFQSDVVPVGIDQMQHLELTRDIAQRFNGVYGDVFTIPEAYIGKVGAKIMSLQDPAKKMSKSDENVNGSIYLMDDPDTIMRKCKRAVTDSEAQILYREEQPGVKNLIDIYSACMNVTPQDVVKEFDGKGYGDFKTAVGEAVISVLKPLQDEVARLEKDKAYIDSIIKNNAEKANYYATKTLRKVQRKVGFPDRIR, from the coding sequence ATGATCAATGATAAAAAAGTATTATTCAGTGGGATGCAGGCAACGGGAAATTTGACACTTGGAAACTATCTTGGGGCATTAAAGAACTGGATTACACTGAGTGATGAATATGAGTGCTTTTACAGTGTGGTCGATATGCACTCGATTACAGTGAGGCAGGATCCGGCCACATTGAGAAAACGTGCAAGAGCATTATTGACATTATATATTGCGGCAGGACTTGATCCGGAAAAAAATTGTATTTATTATCAGTCTCATGTCTCAGGACATGCGGAGCTGGCATGGATTTTGAATTGCTATACATATATGGGTGAACTGAATCGTATGACACAGTTCAAAGACAAGTCTGCAAAACATGCGGACAATATCAACGCAGGATTGTTTACTTATCCGGTATTGATGGCGGCAGATATTTTGTTATTCCAGTCAGACGTTGTTCCTGTAGGAATAGACCAGATGCAGCATTTAGAACTGACACGTGACATTGCACAGCGATTTAATGGTGTCTATGGGGATGTATTTACAATTCCGGAAGCATATATCGGAAAAGTGGGAGCGAAGATCATGAGTCTTCAGGATCCTGCAAAGAAGATGTCAAAATCAGATGAGAATGTAAATGGAAGTATTTATCTGATGGATGATCCTGACACGATTATGAGAAAATGCAAGCGTGCAGTTACAGATTCGGAAGCACAGATTTTATATCGTGAAGAGCAACCCGGAGTGAAGAATCTGATTGATATCTACAGTGCATGTATGAATGTGACACCGCAGGATGTTGTCAAAGAATTCGATGGAAAAGGATATGGAGATTTTAAAACGGCAGTCGGAGAGGCAGTTATCTCAGTGCTGAAACCATTGCAGGATGAAGTTGCCAGACTGGAAAAAGATAAGGCATATATTGATTCTATCATCAAGAACAATGCAGAAAAGGCGAATTATTATGCGACAAAGACCTTGAGAAAGGTGCAGAGAAAAGTGGGATTTCCGGATCGTATCCGCTAA
- a CDS encoding histidine phosphatase family protein — protein MKLYMIRHGQTEWNKEKRLQGRADIPLNAYGIQLAEETRDGLLGVRFDIAFTSPLKRAKKTAQILLEGQEVKLIEDERIIEIGFGSYEGLCYAEENYNIPDPHFMNFFEKPEVYQPAADGESFEQLRARAASFLKELSKKEEYEDSTILVSTHGACLCALLNVIKDSTIDQFWAGGLHKNCGLSIVEIKDGKAEILKEAIVLYPENK, from the coding sequence ATGAAGTTATATATGATTCGACATGGACAGACAGAATGGAATAAAGAAAAAAGGTTGCAGGGAAGAGCGGATATTCCTCTTAATGCATATGGAATACAGCTGGCAGAGGAGACACGGGACGGACTTTTGGGGGTAAGGTTTGATATAGCATTTACAAGTCCGCTTAAGAGGGCGAAAAAGACGGCTCAGATTCTTCTTGAAGGACAGGAGGTTAAGTTGATAGAAGATGAAAGGATTATTGAGATTGGTTTTGGGTCTTATGAGGGACTTTGTTATGCAGAAGAAAATTATAATATACCAGATCCGCATTTTATGAATTTCTTCGAAAAGCCCGAGGTATATCAACCGGCAGCAGATGGGGAGAGTTTTGAACAGCTTCGTGCACGTGCAGCATCTTTTTTGAAAGAATTGAGCAAAAAAGAAGAATATGAGGATAGCACGATTCTTGTTTCTACACATGGTGCCTGTTTGTGCGCACTCTTAAATGTGATCAAGGACAGTACGATCGATCAGTTTTGGGCAGGAGGACTTCATAAGAATTGTGGGCTTTCAATTGTAGAGATAAAAGATGGAAAAGCAGAGATCTTAAAAGAGGCAATTGTATTGTATCCGGAAAACAAATAG
- a CDS encoding S-ribosylhomocysteine lyase, whose amino-acid sequence MEKITSFTIDHIRLVPGVYVSRKDPIGNEIITTFDLRMTSPNDEPVMNTAEMHAIEHLAATFLRNHPVFGNKIIYFGPMGCRTGFYLLLAGDYCSEDIIELLKELFTFIAEFNDEIPGASAKDCGNYLDMNLPMARYLAKKYLNDVLLDIKKNQLYYPD is encoded by the coding sequence ATGGAGAAAATCACTAGTTTTACAATAGACCACATCAGATTGGTTCCTGGCGTGTATGTTTCCAGAAAAGATCCGATCGGCAATGAAATCATCACAACCTTCGATCTTCGCATGACAAGCCCGAATGACGAACCAGTTATGAACACCGCAGAGATGCATGCGATTGAACATCTCGCCGCCACATTTTTACGGAATCATCCTGTATTTGGAAATAAGATCATCTACTTTGGACCAATGGGATGTCGCACCGGATTTTATTTGTTATTGGCGGGTGACTACTGCTCAGAAGATATCATCGAGCTTTTGAAAGAATTATTTACATTTATCGCAGAATTCAATGATGAGATTCCTGGTGCTTCTGCAAAAGACTGTGGCAATTATCTGGATATGAATCTTCCAATGGCAAGATACCTTGCAAAAAAATATCTAAACGATGTCCTTTTAGATATCAAAAAAAATCAACTCTATTATCCGGACTAA
- a CDS encoding DUF5662 family protein: MKAWQHFCTITHHKILVMKGCFRVGLYRQGLMHDLSKYGWTEFRVGAKYYQGTRSPNNAEREKLGYSSAWLHHKGRNKHHYEYWIDYGLGEQKGLIGMCMPKKYVVEMFIDRIAASKIYMKEMYDDGQPLAYYQRGLPYTILHKDSKALLETLLYMLAEKGENATFSYIKKEVLKR; encoded by the coding sequence ATGAAAGCGTGGCAGCATTTTTGTACGATTACACATCATAAAATTCTTGTTATGAAAGGATGTTTCCGAGTAGGGTTGTACAGACAGGGATTGATGCATGATTTGTCGAAATATGGATGGACAGAGTTTCGTGTCGGGGCAAAGTACTATCAAGGGACGAGAAGTCCGAACAACGCCGAGCGTGAAAAGCTTGGATATTCGTCTGCATGGCTTCATCATAAGGGACGCAATAAGCATCACTATGAGTATTGGATTGACTATGGACTGGGCGAACAAAAAGGACTGATTGGGATGTGCATGCCAAAAAAGTATGTGGTTGAGATGTTTATTGATCGAATTGCGGCGTCTAAGATCTATATGAAGGAGATGTATGATGACGGTCAGCCACTTGCGTATTATCAGAGAGGGCTTCCATATACGATTTTACATAAAGATTCCAAGGCGCTGTTGGAGACCCTGTTATATATGTTGGCTGAAAAGGGTGAGAACGCAACCTTTTCATATATAAAAAAAGAAGTTTTAAAACGATAA
- a CDS encoding TraX family protein produces MERIAEKIKIDSFTLKMIAMLSMLADHIGAVLFPEQILFRVIGRLAFPIFAYTLVEGFFYTHDIKKYMCRIGILALLSEIPFDLTVSGKILEFGHQNIFFTLFIGLVMMYFLMKSSGKFEMVTVSLVSFLIADLLRTDYGGVGVLMILCFYLFRDDMLWKTISVLFVNIALMGGVQVFGVLALIPIYLYNGTQGKKMKWLFYGFYPVHLLALFLIKMILS; encoded by the coding sequence ATGGAAAGAATAGCAGAAAAGATAAAGATAGATTCTTTTACACTAAAGATGATAGCGATGCTGTCGATGCTGGCAGATCATATTGGAGCAGTTTTGTTTCCTGAGCAGATTTTATTTCGTGTGATTGGGCGACTGGCGTTTCCAATTTTTGCATATACATTGGTGGAAGGTTTCTTCTACACACATGATATCAAAAAATATATGTGCCGGATTGGTATTTTAGCATTATTATCAGAGATTCCATTCGACCTTACTGTCAGTGGAAAGATTTTGGAATTCGGACACCAGAATATATTTTTTACTTTGTTTATCGGTCTTGTAATGATGTATTTTTTGATGAAATCATCAGGAAAATTTGAGATGGTGACAGTATCTTTGGTATCGTTTTTAATTGCTGATTTACTGAGAACAGATTATGGTGGAGTAGGAGTTCTGATGATATTATGTTTTTATCTGTTCCGGGATGATATGCTTTGGAAAACGATCAGTGTCTTATTTGTTAATATTGCCTTGATGGGCGGAGTTCAAGTGTTTGGGGTACTGGCATTGATTCCGATCTATCTTTACAATGGCACACAGGGAAAGAAGATGAAGTGGCTTTTTTACGGATTTTATCCGGTGCATCTGCTTGCCTTGTTTTTAATAAAAATGATTTTGAGTTAG
- a CDS encoding alpha-amylase family glycosyl hydrolase codes for MREKKGHPLPLGVTENNGYVNFSVAVEQGKRCFLLIYEKGAKLPCQRIEFLEKDAVGEVRFLALQKSTIENCEYNYEIEGKVVTDPYVKELVLQADGSERGRISMEAYDWEEDTPLEIPYHEVIAYSLHVRGFTKHSSSKVKKRGTFAGVMEKIPYLKELGVNQIQCMPVYDFLDNKKYTNYWGYGDAYCFAPKRLYASQENTGKELKDMVKACHRAGIEVVLNLPFSEHIMPQMMEECLRYYVLEYHIDGFILNPVLAPMEAILADPLLKRTKILQNKEDFQITMRRFLKGDEGMVPGVMWWLKQQSKEQRSCNYITSHNGFTLADLVSYDGKHNEANGENNQDGPDYNYSWNCGAEGATRRKAVLELRKKQMRNAFFLLLMAQGTPCLLAGDEFANSQKGNNNVYCQDNETAWLNWKQLEKEKELFDYVRNLIALRKRLPILHSEKPLLGRDEMSCGVPDVSYHGESAWQIPQNVASRQLGVYYHGEGESEGDCFIAYNMHWTEHKFALPALSKGKRWYRVFSTEEELKEEMLVENQKETVVNERTIIMFLGR; via the coding sequence ATGAGAGAAAAAAAGGGGCATCCATTGCCGCTTGGAGTGACAGAAAATAATGGGTATGTGAATTTTTCTGTAGCTGTAGAGCAAGGAAAACGCTGTTTTTTGTTGATATATGAGAAGGGGGCTAAGCTGCCTTGCCAAAGAATCGAGTTTTTAGAGAAAGACGCGGTGGGAGAAGTTCGATTTCTTGCATTACAAAAAAGCACGATTGAGAATTGTGAGTATAACTATGAAATAGAAGGTAAGGTTGTGACAGACCCTTATGTGAAAGAACTGGTATTACAAGCAGATGGCAGCGAACGAGGAAGAATTTCCATGGAAGCATATGATTGGGAAGAAGATACACCGCTTGAGATTCCCTATCATGAGGTGATTGCCTACAGTCTCCATGTTCGAGGATTTACAAAACACAGCAGTTCGAAAGTAAAAAAAAGAGGAACATTTGCGGGTGTGATGGAAAAGATTCCGTATCTCAAAGAATTGGGTGTGAATCAGATCCAGTGTATGCCGGTATATGACTTTTTGGATAATAAAAAATATACGAATTACTGGGGATATGGAGATGCCTATTGCTTTGCACCAAAAAGACTTTATGCATCTCAAGAAAATACGGGGAAAGAACTTAAAGATATGGTGAAGGCATGCCATCGTGCGGGGATAGAAGTGGTTTTAAATCTTCCATTTTCGGAACACATTATGCCGCAGATGATGGAGGAGTGCCTCCGTTATTATGTGCTGGAATATCATATTGACGGATTTATTTTAAATCCGGTGCTTGCTCCAATGGAAGCAATTTTGGCAGATCCACTTTTAAAGCGAACAAAAATCTTGCAAAACAAAGAAGATTTTCAGATTACGATGAGACGTTTCCTGAAAGGAGATGAAGGGATGGTACCAGGAGTGATGTGGTGGCTGAAACAGCAGTCAAAGGAACAAAGAAGCTGTAATTATATTACGAGCCATAATGGATTCACTCTGGCAGATCTCGTGTCATATGATGGAAAACATAATGAGGCAAACGGCGAAAATAATCAGGACGGTCCGGATTACAATTACAGCTGGAACTGTGGTGCAGAAGGAGCGACTCGCAGAAAAGCTGTTTTGGAACTTCGGAAGAAACAGATGAGGAACGCATTCTTTCTGTTGCTGATGGCGCAGGGGACACCATGCCTGCTGGCAGGAGATGAGTTCGCAAATTCTCAAAAGGGAAATAATAATGTGTATTGTCAGGATAATGAGACAGCATGGCTGAACTGGAAGCAACTTGAAAAAGAAAAAGAATTATTTGATTATGTGAGGAATCTGATCGCGCTGCGTAAGCGTCTGCCTATTTTGCACTCCGAAAAGCCTTTGCTTGGAAGAGATGAGATGAGCTGTGGGGTACCGGATGTCTCCTATCACGGAGAGAGTGCATGGCAGATCCCGCAAAATGTGGCGAGCAGACAGCTTGGTGTATATTATCACGGGGAAGGCGAGAGTGAAGGTGACTGCTTTATTGCATATAATATGCATTGGACAGAGCATAAATTTGCACTTCCTGCACTTTCGAAAGGAAAGAGATGGTATCGCGTTTTTTCGACGGAAGAAGAGTTGAAAGAAGAAATGCTTGTGGAAAATCAGAAAGAGACTGTTGTCAATGAGAGAACGATCATAATGTTTTTAGGAAGGTAG
- a CDS encoding sugar ABC transporter substrate-binding protein produces the protein MKKKRVLALTALLLVCVFGISACKKNVGTPEDNPQVKEETDEEEQEKYTFGFSGITMENPYFITLESSIRETLEKDGHTLITEDPKQDPDVQVEQIEDMIDQGIDAIFLTPVDWEAITPALEELKEADVKIINVDTQVKEFDYVDAYIGSDNKNAGYLCGKDLVEKLPEGGKVLILECPTMNSINERITGFEEAIADKGFEVVGRSDTKGDLNTALSAAETLLKEHPDVSAIMCGNDPTALGALVAANAAQLQNVYIYGVDGSPEIKKELEKENSLIAATGGQSPIEIGKESAKVALSVLNKEKYARITYEETFLINKDNLEMYGVDGWQ, from the coding sequence ATGAAGAAAAAAAGAGTATTAGCATTAACAGCGTTGCTGCTGGTCTGTGTATTTGGCATATCGGCATGTAAAAAAAATGTAGGGACACCGGAGGATAATCCACAGGTGAAAGAGGAAACGGACGAAGAAGAGCAGGAAAAATATACATTTGGATTCAGCGGAATTACGATGGAGAATCCATATTTTATTACGCTTGAGTCGTCAATTCGTGAGACGCTTGAAAAGGATGGACATACATTGATTACAGAAGATCCAAAGCAGGATCCGGATGTACAGGTTGAGCAGATTGAAGATATGATCGATCAGGGAATCGATGCAATTTTTCTGACACCGGTTGACTGGGAGGCAATCACACCTGCATTGGAAGAATTGAAAGAGGCAGATGTGAAGATTATCAATGTGGATACACAGGTAAAAGAATTTGACTATGTGGATGCATATATTGGATCTGATAATAAGAATGCAGGATATTTATGCGGAAAAGACCTTGTTGAAAAACTTCCGGAAGGCGGAAAAGTATTGATATTGGAGTGTCCAACAATGAATTCTATCAATGAGCGCATTACGGGATTTGAGGAGGCAATTGCGGATAAAGGATTTGAGGTTGTCGGACGAAGTGATACAAAAGGAGATTTAAATACGGCGCTGAGTGCGGCTGAGACACTTTTGAAGGAGCATCCGGATGTGTCAGCAATTATGTGCGGCAACGATCCGACAGCGCTTGGCGCACTTGTCGCAGCGAATGCGGCTCAATTACAGAACGTCTATATCTATGGCGTGGATGGTTCACCGGAGATTAAAAAAGAGTTGGAAAAGGAGAACTCTCTCATAGCGGCAACCGGAGGACAGTCTCCGATTGAGATTGGAAAAGAGTCTGCAAAAGTGGCGTTAAGTGTTCTGAACAAAGAGAAATATGCAAGAATTACATATGAAGAGACATTTTTGATCAATAAAGATAATCTCGAGATGTATGGTGTAGATGGCTGGCAGTAG